Proteins encoded together in one Scheffersomyces stipitis CBS 6054 chromosome 5, complete sequence window:
- a CDS encoding predicted protein yields LFSRYKHSPAKARNEASGMLAQSLPMAAMFMRNKMLAWSAVFLAVQSYLNEPLNKPAEAADSNSTPSQPPLLRVLFAFIGLVTCYLDLIFPGTSPYARRAVTEAVSETVST; encoded by the coding sequence CTTTTCTCAAGATACAAGCACTCTCCAGCCAAAGCACGTAATGAAGCATCTGGTATGCTTGCCCAGTCGTTGCCTATGGCCGCCATGTTCATGAGAAACAAGATGTTGGCGTGGTCTGCTGTCTTTTTGGCTGTGCAATCGTACTTGAACGAGCCTCTTAACAAGCCAGCTGAAGCTGCAGACTCCAACTCCACTCCTAGTCAGCCACCTTTGTTGAGAGTCTTGTTTGCTTTCATTGGTTTGGTAACATGTTACCTTGATCTCATTTTCCCAGGCACCAGTCCTTATGCAAGAAGAGCTGTCACCGAAGCTGTATCCGAGACTGTTAGCACT
- a CDS encoding predicted protein, whose protein sequence is MDATFGQYPAFSVETSDEDNDVALYLQSVRREAEEDSCVHFVERHEVEATKENSDIDKAIDSKISTTESHPLDQWSEDLLTRFESLKQQLQTLQTEIHSSVPSDFEVPDTANQWRKFVFEHEPPSIVYFYKNIERATVIKLLVYFTKWLTLSSSAVLSRWIWIALIRIDNLLDPNECSVIRDLAKKASKLSSKDVDNATPASKYTINMILVLVRNYYGQRDLLDAKYL, encoded by the coding sequence ATGGATGCAACATTTGGCCAGTATCCAGCcttttcagtagaaacatCCGACGAAGACAACGATGTGGCACTTTACTTGCAGTCGGTACGAAGAGAAGCGGAAGAAGACAGCTGTGTTCATTTTGTTGAACGACATGAAGTAGAAGCCACTAAAGAGAATTCAGATATCGATAAAGCCATAGACTCAAAAATATCTACTACAGAATCACATCCACTCGACCAATGGTCAGAAGACCTTCTAACGCGATTCGAGTCGCTCAAACAACAACTACAAACCCTACAGACAGAGATACATTCTTCAGTGCCGTCTGATTTCGAAGTTCCAGACACAGCTAACCAATGGAGAAAGTTCGTATTTGAACATGAACCACCATCGATAGTGTATTTCTACAAAAATATAGAACGTGCTACGGTCATCAAACTTTTGGTGTACTTCACGAAATGGCTAACTCTTTCAAGTTCGGCTGTGCTTTCCAGGTGGATCTGGATAGCTCTCATAAGAATTGACAATCTTCTAGATCCAAACGAATGCTCGGTGATAAGAGACTTGGCAAAGAAGGCATCGAAGTTGTCCAGCAAAGATGTTGACAATGCTACACCTGCTTCCAAATACACTATCAATATGATTTTGGTGCTAGTGAGAAACTACTACGGCCAAAGAGACCTTCTAGATGCAAAGTATTTGTAA
- a CDS encoding predicted protein → MDTDLKLSHRKSRAPWQNNNRNVYNTNSNSNNNSNNINNNNSNSNSIGNQTIGNQIAANNTNNKNYTSKSNASKVSGYSDSDYQPVNANAAARKHTRRLSIHASAVAHAHGKSFSQAAPPALDLLNLPPLPKISTSDSRMADKPEEDEFNVEKKISTDLANGSAADIDDYYKLLQKQKALVIRDIKQNINQNQKNILQLTDDLKDTQDELLQLRVLTRDLYEVLDYFKDTAQRRLDLELEPQSNQNQAIQSTSTISLKLPPKKRDRSSILVLEKIWANELQSLFKHVEGASKYVQALPGRHVLAESGRWQEVNVGTWKPNNLAHLFVLNDLLLIAGKKALQDGGGSKSRLQAVQCWPLNQVLLTEIHAPNTLHKQDDTKVYLINIKSKTLSYVYQTDRYDHFLKITEAYNKGRNELLQKDRLKNAGRTSGIDFGDSKEEKRQLRESLRNSGVYSESLDDLSGKRLSGSKRNSAEVLLQDISARVHSRNRSHDFGTTYANMKNKSHFFNEVKSLESRLDDIDVELAHNQYAAAVGLIAHIEGKLRGIENALIMNESPDNDISDELLLIDVTRLKLSNRKESVQKSLIFDLQYDIAKLTDEKIENIVTWFESLDQLDKGVESYLAAMSNHLSETVSRLIVGVQGSTKIDVVNYLSTLVVIHISIIKRAVLVYNKKISPILKKHKDGNVDSSSLINWCVEEITKLVAEVKKHLYGTLLTTKGVDPETDKQVYKVKDRKLYHDLQQVIIPQLAELKNVGVNVDFIFEDILSAQDRE, encoded by the exons ATGGATACCGATTTAAAATTGTCCCACAGAAAAAGCAGGGCTCCGTGGCAGA ACAATAACAGGAATGTCTACAATACCAATTCCAATAGCAATAATAACAGTAACAACAttaataacaataatagcaatAGCAATTCCATTGGTAATCAGACCATTGGTAATCAGATTGCTGCAAATAACACAAACAATAAGAATTATACATCTAAAAGTAATGCTAGCAAAGTCTCTGGCtattctgattctgattaCCAGCCTGTCAATGCCAACGCCGCCGCCAGAAAACACACCAGAAGACTCAGTATCCATGCATCCGCTGTAGCCCACGCACACGGCAAGTCGTTTTCGCAGGCTGCCCCACCAGCGTTGGATTTACTTAACTTGCCTCCACTCCCCAAGATAAGCACGTCTGACTCCAGAATGGCTGAcaagccagaagaagacgagttcaatgtagaaaagaaaatctCGACCGATTTGGCGAACGGATCCGCTGCAGATATCGACGACTACTACAAGTTGTTGCAGAAACAGAAGGCACTTGTGATTAGAGATATCAAACAGAACATCaaccagaatcagaagaacaTTCTCCAGCTTACAGACGACTTGAAAGATACGCAAGATGAgcttttgcaattgagaGTTCTTACGAGAGATCTCTACGAAGTTCTAGATTATTTCAAAGATACAGCCCAAAGACGGTTagatttggaattggaacCTCAGCTGAACCAAAACCAGGCTATCCAGTCAACTTCTACGATCTCACTTAAATTGCCGCCCAAAAAACGGGACAGATCATCAATCTTGGTCCTTGAAAAGATCTGGGCCAATGAACTCCAATCACTTTTCAAACACGTAGAAGGTGCTTCCAAGTATGTCCAGGCACTACCAGGTAGACATGTGCTCGCAGAAAGTGGCCGGTGGCAGGAAGTCAATGTAGGAACATGGAAGCCCAACAATTTGGCGCACTTGTTTGTACTCAACGACTTACTTTTGATTGCTGGAAAGAAGGCATTGCAAGACGGAGGAGGCAGCAAGTCTCGACTCCAGGCTGTCCAATGCTGGCCATTGAACCAAGTACTTCTCACAGAGATCCATGCGCCCAATACGCTTCACAAACAGGACGATACGAAGGTGTAtctcatcaacatcaagtcTAAGACATTGAGCTATGTTTACCAGACAGATAGATATGAtcatttcttgaaaataacAGAAGCATACAATAAGGGCAGAAATGAATTGCTCCAGAAAGACCGGCTCAAAAACGCCGGCAGAACGTCTGGAATAGATTTTGGGGAttcgaaagaagaaaaacgGCAATTACGCGAATCGCTTAGAAACTCGGGGGTCTATTCTGAAAGTTTGGACGATCTCTCCGGGAAAAGGTTGAGTGGATCCAAGAGAAACAGTGCCGAAGTCTTATTGCAAGACATTTCTGCTCGAGTTCACTCGAGAAACAGATCACATGACTTTGGCACAACTTATGCCAAcatgaagaacaagagccacttcttcaatgaagtTAAATCTCTAGAATCCCGTTTAGACGATATTGATGTAGAGTTGGCCCACAACCAGTACGCAGCAGCAGTCGGTTTGATAGCACACATAGAAGGAAAACTACGTGGCATTGAGAATGCGCTTATCATGAACGAATCTCCAGACAACGACATCAGCGATGAGTTGCTTCTTATTGATGTCACAAGATTAAAGTTGAGTAATAGAAAGGAAAGCGTTCAGAAGTCGTTGATTTTCGACTTACAGTACGACATTGCCAAGTTGACGGACGAAAAAATCGAAAACATTGTCACCTGGTTCGAGAGTTTGGACCAACTTGATAAAGGTGTAGAGTCGTACCTCGCTGCTATGTCGAACCACTTGTCAGAAACTGTCTCTCGTTTGATTGTAGGAGTTCAGGGCTCTACTAAGATTGACGTGGTCAACTATCTTTCCACTTTGGTGGTGATCCACATATCGATTATCAAACGGGCAGTTCTTGtatacaacaagaagatcagccccatcttgaagaaacacAAGGATGGCAATGTAGACTCGAGTAGTTTGATCAACTGGTGTGTAGAAGAGATCACCAAATTGGTTGCTGAAGTTAAAAAACATCTTTACGGTACGCTTCTCACCACAAAAGGAGTGGACCCTGAAACTGACAAACAGGTCTATAAGGTCAAAGACAGAAAATTGTACCACGACTTACAGCAGGTGATTATACCACAACTTGCCGAACTTAAGAACGTTGGCGTGAATGTAGACTTtatctttgaagatattcttTCTGCACAAGACAGAGAATAG
- a CDS encoding predicted protein — protein MSLTSRELNYLVWRYLQEAGFELAAFALEKIASCSHYESETSSAIISKIEPGCLVNLVQKGILFSLAEEEAERDKDDTDGSKLSLFGALLSDHLELDTSSEEKEEVSKRFLSKAEAKLNGTHEDEDVEMKDETSNDNQSDNSQMIPKSFTTQSLQPIITYGQSLTSEWHPSTSVFAYGKSNSSAVINAIKDGAIAESVTLVHPNISNLKNEINIVSWAPQGNLIITAGINGELRAWSPDGKLRNIANLLSDDIPVSASDVEPIERTSSVITNVLWNENGQLLLSLDSNNQVSLWDGNTLSLIKQINPPVAPADNISVITACWLNEDKFALSTVKNSIKIYSITPQQFGSLNQLDVQTIGFLHGHENSISLLKLNNKSKLLASCSDYDYLIKVWIRGSSQESLDLNTTKDETSKLHTSPIVALEWLEGFDDVSTLLSVSMEGILNIWNCSTGETIKSSDLFSYKDNFKLDSDDDFHHSHDLLVFDASLSPNQEYLALADDLGRVTVWDVSLSRYSKNDPRDFVRCLAVYNFQIPDHVDNDDTKVGICDVKWDNESSNISVSYSGADSVVLKWK, from the exons ATGTCCTTGACCAGCAGGGAACTCAACTATTTGGTGTGGCGCTACCTCCAGGAAGCGGGATTCGAACTAGCGGCGTTCGCTCTCGAGAAAATTGCTTCCTGCCTGCATTATGAATCAGAAACGTCGTCTGCCATAATTTCCAAGATTGAACCAGGGTGTCTCGTCAACTTGGTGCAAAAAGGCATTTTGTTCTCGCtagctgaagaagaagccgaaAGAGACAAAGATGATACCGATGGGTCAAAACTATCGTTATTTGGCGCCTTGCTTTCTGACCATCTCGAACTAGACACAAGtagtgaagaaaaggaagaagtcagCAAACGCTTTTTGCTGAAGGCAGAAGCCAAACTCAACGGCACTcatgaagatgaagacgtAGAAATGAAAGACGAGACATCGAATGACAACCAAAGTGACA ATTCTCAAATGATTCCTAAGAGCTTCACTACCCAGTCGTTGCAGCCTATAATCACTTATGGCCAGAGTCTAACGTCCGAATGGCATCCAAGTACGTCAGTGTTTGCCTACGGGAAGAGCAACTCTAGTGCCGTCATCAATGCTATCAAAGACGGCGCCATTGCTGAATCAGTGACGTTGGTGCATCCCAATAttctgaacttgaaaaacgAAATCAACATTGTTTCTTGGGCTCCACAAGGAAACTTGATAATCACAGCCGGGATAAACGGAGAACTACGTGCATGGTCTCCGGACGGAAAGTTGCGCAACATTGCAAACTTGCTCTCGGACGATATACCCGTATCCGCGTCTGATGTTGAACCAATAGAAAGGACGTCTTCAGTGATAACGAATGTGCTCTGGAACGAGAatggccaacttcttctttctttggacAGTAACAACCAGGTCAGTCTCTGGGACGGAAACACGCTTTCCTTGATTAAACAAATCAATCCACCTGTAGCTCCAGCAGATAACATATCCGTAATTACGGCATGCTGGCTCAATGAAGATAAATTTGCACTTTCGACAGTGAAAAACTCGATAAAGATATACTCAATTACACCACAACAGTTTGGCAGCTTGAACCAGCTCGATGTCCAAACTATAGGATTTCTCCATGGCCATGAAAACAGCATCTCCTTGCTTAAACTTAATAACAAATCGAAGTTGCTagcttcttgttctgaCTACGACTACCTCATAAAAGTGTGGATCCGAGGATCTTCCCAGGAGAGTTTGGATTTGAATACCACGAAAGACGAAACCTCAAAACTCCACACATCGCCTATTGTAGCCTTGGAATGGCTCGAGGGGTTTGATGATGTCAGTACCTTGCTCAGTGTTTCAATGGAAGGTATACTTAACATTTGGAATTGCTCTACCGGAGAAACCATCAAGAGTTCAGATCTCTTTAGCTACAAGGACAACTTTAAACTCGATAGCGACGATGATTTCCACCATTCACACGACTTGTTGGTGTTTGATGCTTCTTTATCGCCCAACCAAGAATATTTAGCCTTAGCTGATGATTTGGGACGAGTCACTGTCTGGGACGTTTCCTTGAGTCGCTACTCCAAGAACGATCCTCGTGACTTTGTCAGATGTCTAGCAGTGTATAACTTCCAGATTCCAGATCATGTCGACAATGACGACACCAAGGTAGGTATTTGTGACGTCAAGTGGGATAACGAGTCGTCCAACATCTCTGTTTCCTACAGTGGAGCTGATAGCGTGGTGCTaaaatggaaatag